A section of the Scleropages formosus chromosome 16, fSclFor1.1, whole genome shotgun sequence genome encodes:
- the melk gene encoding maternal embryonic leucine zipper kinase codes for MPVDANADLLKYYEVYETIGSGGFAKVKLGRHILTGEKVAIKIMEKKDLGEDLHRVKIEIEAMKHLSHQHVCQLYHIIETPTKIFMVLEYCPGGELFDYIIAKDRLSEEETRVFFRQIVSALAYVHSQGYAHRDLKPENLLIDEDHNLKLIDFGLCAKPKGGLGYELKTCCGSPAYAAPELIQGKAYIGSEADVWSMGVLLFALLCGYLPFDDDNCMALYRKIMRGNYDIPHWLSTGSILLLNQMLQVEPKLRITVRQLLGHPWVMKGYSSPVEWHSKHPLGHIDEDCITEMAVFYKCSRKSTVQLVSEWKYDNTTATYLLLLAKKRRGKPVRLCPDVHLENVPCSPLQELKSKKTLNFNEGESVPSPMVLCSVEVPSDCPEDDDHWVAFLQCPLTDNQKQAGILEQPLSKLKPNPAAVREPIQSKKREKNNKENLPTTAPSQKDGETFALPPPRTPVAHKKSTRPNKAILAAPNSSTPSDTHGASRGSALRELPRTPCLDQVTRGELEVMTLSPERRSRSLDMAATQPDSGQKRKGTRVFGSLERGLDKVITMLTPSKRKGPRDGPRRIKAQYNVTLTNQVNADQVLSQILSILPEKNVDFVQKGYTLKCTTQSDFGKVTMQFELEVCLLAKPEVVGIRRQRLKGDAWVYKHLVEDILSTSRI; via the exons ATGCCGGTGGATGCCAATGCGGACCTTCTCAAGTACTACGAAGTGTACGAGACCATCGGTTCTG GTGGGTTTGCCAAAGTCAAGCTTGGCCGACACATCCTGACTGGTGAAAAAGTTGCAATAAAGATAATGGAAAAGAAAGACCTTGGG GAGGATCTGCACAGAGTGAAGATTGAGATCGAAGCTATGAAGCACTTGAGCCATCAGCATGTTTGCCAACTCTATCACATCATTGAGACACCTACAAAGATCTTCATGGTATTAGAG TATTGCCCTGGAGGAGAGCTGTTTGACTACATCATAGCCAAAGACCGCCTGTCAGAAGAGGAGACTCGTGTGTTCTTTCGCCAGATTGTCTCAGCCCTTGCCTACGTACACAGCCAGGGCTATGCTCACAGGGATCTCAAACCG gAGAACCTGCTTATTGATGAAGACCACAATTTAAAGCTGATTGACTTTGGTCTATGTGCTAAACCTAAG gGTGGACTTGGCTATGAGCTGAAAACATGCTGTGGCAGCCCAGCATATGCTGCTCCAGAGCTCATCCAGGGCAAGGCCTACATTGGTTCTGAG GCTGATGTGTGGAGCATGGGAGTGCTGCTGTTTGCCTTACTCTGTGGCTACCTGCCCTTTGACGATGATAACTGCATGGCTCTCTACCGGAAAATTATG AGAGGTAACTACGACATTCCTCACTGGCTCTCTACTGGCAGCATCCTTCTCCTCAACCAGATGTTACAG GTGGAGCCAAAGCTCAGAATCACAGTGCGCCAGCTGTTGGGCCACCCGTGGGTAATGAAGGGCTACAGCAGCCCTGtggagtggcacagcaagcaccCA CTGGGGCACATTGATGAGGACTGTATTACAGAGATGGCAGTGTTCTACAAGTGTTCCAGGAAGAGCACTGTCCAGCTTGTGTCtgaa TGGAAGTATGacaacacaacagcaacatACCTGTTACTCCTGGCAAAGAAGCGACGGGGTAAACCAGTGCGTCTCTGCCCTGATGTACATCTAGAGAATGTCCCCTGTTCACCTCTGCAAGAGCTAAAG TCCAAGAAGACCTTGAACTTCAACGAGGGGGAGAGTGTCCCCAGTCCCATGGTCCTGTGCTCTGTGGAGGTGCCTTCAGACTGCCCTGAGGATGACGATCATTGGGTGGCATTCTTGCAATGTCCCCTGACAGATAATCAG AAGCAGGCTGGCATCTTAGAGCAGCCCCTGTCCAAACTGAAACCAAACCCCGCAGCTGTCCGAGAACCCATCCAGTCCAAGAAAAGGGAGAAGAACAACAAGGAGAATCTGCCTACCACTGCACCAAGTCAGAAGGATGGGGAAACCTTTGCTCTCCCACCACCACGCACCCCAGTGGCCCATAAGAAAAGCACACGGCCAAACAAGGCCATTCTTGCAGCACCAAACAGCAGCACTCCCTCAGATACACACGGGG CGAGCCGTGGCAGCGCTCTGAGGGAGCTGCCTCGCACTCCATGCCTAGATCAAGTGACCCGTGGGGAGCTGGAGGTCATGACCCTGAGCCCTGAGAGGAG GTCTCGCTCCCTGGACATGGCTGCGACACAACCTGACAGTGGACAGAAGCGCAAGGGGACCCGGGTGTTTGGCAGTCTGGAGCGGGGGCTGGACAAGGTCATCACCATGCTGACACCCAGCAAAAGGAAGGGACCGCGTGATGGTCCACGCAGGATCAag GCACAGTACAATGTGACCCTAACCAACCAGGTGAATGCAGACCAGGTCCTTAGCCAGATCCTCAGCATCCTGCCAGAGAAGAATGTAGACTTTGTGCAGAAGGG ATACACACTGAAGTGCACAACCCAGTCAGACTTTGGCAAGGTGACCATGCAGTTTGAGCTGGAGGTATGCCTTCTGGCCAAGCCCGAGGTGGTAGGCATTCGCAGGCAGCGGCTCAAAGGAGATGCCTGGGTGTACAAGCACCTGGTCGAGGACATCCTGTCCACCTCAAGAATCTGA